The genome window GTTCCACCGGAATTCGGCGATGCAGTGGCGTGTGTATGTGCAGATGGGACTTTATCATTGTGGGAGGAAGTTGCTGAAGGTATTTTCATTGAATTTATAATCTTTTCTAACTGAAGCAGTTTAATTTAGTAATGGAATAGTGAGGATAGTGATTTTTATAATAAGTTTGAGGCGCATTGTGTTTCCCGATGCATATTGAATCACCCATTACCAAGAATTGGGTGTAGGAATTTTACGGAGCATCATATCTAATGAAAGTTTAGGGTTTGTTATTATCTAGATGCTCCTCTTCAATGGAAGCTGTGCACAAGCTTTAATAGCGGTTCAGCTCAACTGCTAGATACCCAATTTGGAGTCTCACCGGCAGGTTTAAAAATGGTTAGCTTTTGTTGCTGCAactaattttctttaattttggcATTGCGGTACAGTTTCTGAAATCAAGTTTGTAAGTGAAAATTTATGCTTGGGATTACTGATTTTTTTCCCTTCGTTTCATCTAATACGATTTAGGTTCTAGTTTATGTTCTATTCGCACCCTGTGCAACATGCTCAATGGACACTCAGTGAGAGTGAAATGTGACAAACTTTAATTTGTTTCGTTTTTATAGGTTACTGCATATTCAGATGCCCGTGTCAAGGTCTATGAGCTACTGGATCCCTTGGAACTGAAGAATTGGCAGCTTCAGGTGGATCATTTGATCTGGTTCAATCTGATAATGTTACTCTACCATGTAGTTTTATTATAATGTTATAATGCAGCTCAAATTGATGCAGAATTTTCtgattgtgattttttttgcaCAAACCCAAAACATTATATGTAAGTTCTAGTTGTATAGAATGATGCATTGCTATCATGAATGTATGTGGGAAGACTGGCGATTTCTTCCCCCAATCCTTAACCTGTTTTTATGAATGAGAATGGACCATGAGCTTCTGTTTCTGTTGCTCTTTCTGTCTTATTTTTGGGGCTCTTTCTTTTGTGTGCTTTTCTTGAAATGGTTACACCCTTTTACTTTTAAAGATTTCTTCCTCCAGTTGAAAACGATTCCTTAAAGAATTTTATAGTCTGCAACTACTCTCTGACCTTTTCTCATGATCTTTTGTACAGGCTGAATTTCAGAATGTTATTGATTCGGTGTCTACAGTTGGCCATGCCATATGCTTATCTGCATCTATATCTTGGAATCCACAAAGAGGAGAAAGCCAGGAATCAAGTTTTGTTTTGGGTTTCAATTCAAACACACCACAACTTAATTCCGCCAAGGTATGATAAAATCTTCTTTGTCCTGtttcctatttaattatcattcATTTGATTACATCCGCAGGCCACATAAATGTTGCGGGTCTTGCTTGGCTCCTTAAATACACGACtctattttctttatcttttatAGTTATGGTATCATTTGGAAGTCCAAAGGCTAGGTTAACTTGACAAAAGTGATATTGTACAAAATTTTATGATTGTACTTTACAGGTATGGGAATTTGATCAGGCTCATCAAAGATGGCTCCCAGTTGCAGAGTTGGTTTCGCCTGTTGACAATGGTGATCAGGTCTATGCAGTTGCATGGGCACCGAACATTGGAAGGTAGGGAATTGTCTCATTGCTCATCACACACTGTTGGGTAATGATTAGGAATTGGAGCTTTTCTGGTATTTGTCTTCATAAATTGGGAAAAAATGGCCTTGTTCTATTTTATGGCAGAGAGTGAAATTGGATAAATTTTATTCAGGCCATATGAGGTGATTGCTGTTGCCACTCACAAGGGAATATCAATATGGCATCTTGGGTTAAACCCTGACTTGGATGGAAGGCTCTCATTGGAGAAGATTGCACAACTTTCAGGTCACAATGGCGAGGTATGAATAAAACTATCGAAAAAGTTATCAATCAAGGAATTTGGAACGCAAAGTGATATTGTGTATGTAGGGGAGGGGGTATATAATTGTACAGGCTTAAGAGGGCAAGATGTGTTTTCCCTCAGAGAGCAAGGCTATGAACATTCCTAATTGATTGATTTCTTCATGTTGTGATCAGGTCTGGCAGATGGAATGGGACATGAGTGGAATGACATTGGCAACCACCGGAAATGATGGGGCTGTACGGTTGTGGCAGTCTAGTTTGAACGGAGTTTGGCATGAAGAGGCTACTTTTGAACCCACTTCGTAGTCCCTCTGGTTTTACATGTTACTGTGCCAACTAACTGTTTGAACATTATTGATTGTAACTATACATTTTGGTTCAGATTATTCAAAATTGAAATTCGATGTGGGGATCATTTTCGCTTTGGGCTGTCCCTTTTATATGGCTTCTTGTTTCTTTAGAAACGTAAAAGCGAAACAAATTGAAACTATGGTTTAGTAGGACGATGGTGTTTGTTGGTATTGTTTTCTGAACAATCGTACATTGGGTTATGAAATTATGTGACTTGTTTCTTTAGAAGCTTGTGTCTTGTCACGAGAACTTACATGGTTTTATTGCCACGTGGTGTTCTGGTCCAAGATTTGCTATGCTGGCCATGAGAATCAAGTATTGACAATTTGCATTGGGTGAAAACAAATCGTGCTCACACATGTATTAGACGACATCTACTACTCTTATCTCTGTGTGGACAAAATCATGGAGAAGAATACAAGCTCTAGAGTTTGTGTTACAGGTGCTTCTGGTTTCATTGGCTCTTCGCTCGTTAACAAGCTCCTACGGCAGGGCCACACAGTCCACGCCACCCTCAGGAACttgggtctctctctctctctctctctctctctctctctctctctctgatgcAACCCTCTTATGGTTACTCCGTGTGTTACAGATGATGCATCAAAAGTCGGGCTTCTCAAGTCCCTTCCTCATGCGGACACCAAATTGTTGCTGTTCCAAGCTGACATATATGACCCTCAAGAGTTTGAGCATGCCATTGAAGGCTGTGAGTTTGTTTTCCATGTTGCCACTCCGATGCAGCATAACAACCTAAGCTCTCAGGTCAGACACTAGTGCTGTTTTAGGTAGACAGCAAATAGGATTGAACTATTTTGTCCAATCCATTCTAGTCTCATCATGAACAATAATTTGATTCAATCTGGCGCGACAAACGAAGGGTTAGTTATAATTTGAGGATTTTGATTATGCAGTACAAGGACACAGCTGAAGCTGCTGTTGCTGGGGTGAGAATCATTGCTGATTCCTGCATTCGTTCGCAGACCGTCAAGCGACTCATCTACACTGCAAGCGTACTAGCTGCGTCGCCTTGGACAGAAGATGGGGCTGGATTCAAAGCCTACCTTGATGAATCATGTTGGACACCTCTTGATGTCTCATTTCCCCATGGCACTGATTTCACAATGGTTCCTCTTCTACTTGCTCTTACATTATTCATTCTGCGATATATCAATTTCGCTGCAATAATTAACATCGAATAATTACGTTTGATTTTAATCTGGAAATGTGCTCAAGGGGTATATCGTATCAAAGACATTAGCAGAGAACGCAGTGCTGAGCTACAACGTAATTGATGGTGGTAAATTAGAAGTGGTAACTCTTCCTTGTGGCCTAGTAGGAGGAGAAACTCTTCTGCCGATTTTGCCTCCAACTGTGGGAGTAGTTTTATCACAACTTACCGGGGACTCGAACCGTTACAATTCATTAAAATTCATGCAAGAAGTTATCGGTTCTGTTCCTCTAGTACACATTGAAGATGTTTGCCGAGCACATATCTTCTGTATGGAACAACCGTCGATGAGAGGCAGATTCTGCTGTGCAGTTGCCAGTCCAAGTATCAAAGAAATCGCTGCCTGCTTCCAAGAAAACTACCCGGAATACAAGATAGCAAAAGAGTAAGGATCGAACTTTTAACTTTAATCGTTCTGAAACTTCTCCCTACTTTTGAACATTGAACTCGACGAATATTATCCATTTTCATTCACGACTGAATTCATTTCAGATTCACCGAAGGACCAGAAGGAGGAATCAAATGTGACTTTACTAAGCTGGTGAAGATCGGTTTTGAGTACAAGTATGGCATGAAGAACATACTTGATGACAGTGTAGTAAGTGGAAGGAGGTTATCAAAGAGCTCTCTTTCTCAACTGATTTAATTTTCAGACTGCAGAAACAAGAACATCATATTACAAACGCCGGTGTAAtcgtgtttttgtttttaggcTCTGCATATTCTAGTATTGTGAGAGATCCTCACTTATTGAATAAACAAAATCTTGCATACTCATTAGCATAACTATTTCAGAATTGTATGTGTTAAGACAAATTCATTCAGTCCAGtgtaaatttaaaaaacaattcaatcCATCTCACCCGTTTTCTCGGTTTTTCATACATTGAAGGAGAAGATCCTCTTTCAAAAATATATTTGCCTTTTGCAGCTGCGAAGGTGGAAAAAAACACAGTGATGACTACAAGCAGAAGAAGCAAGCAAATTTTGGAGACGAAACACTTTGGTTTCCCGTTGTTGGAATAAAGGTTCGGTTTCGAGGTTTAATGGTGAAGAACACAAAAGTTAAGGGACTATAAATAACCAGTTTGAAACAAGGTTCTCAAGCAAGAAGAACTCAGTGAAGACACAACTACACTTCATTGGTTGACTAACCTTAACCTACTCCCTGTGTTTTAAGGACCGTCCGTACAGAAATGCGAAAGGCTGCCATAAAGACGcgtttacttctaagttttgctTCGAACTTGTTCATATGATTTTATTATCAAGGGAAATGTGGGTGCAAAAGTTAAGGGTTAATGGATCCTAAAAACTAGCCACTTCCCATGCATCCTAAAAATAAGCGAGTGGAGATAAAATAAAGCAACGTGTATCAGTCACTACTAAGGAACATGGAGTGAGATAAAGAGACTTGGAGCCCAAGTTTTTAATACCTATAAAAGGCCTAAAATCCCATTAGAACGGGGGAAGAAAAAGCGAAGAAAAAGGGAAGTATCAGACTGCTTTACAAATTCTTGAAATCATTTTGAACAAAGACTGACTTGAGCATCAGAGTGTTTTCTTATAGTTCACCCTCCTCCCTTATTGACGGCGAGTGAAGCTAGTGTTGTGGGCTTCTCAACATGGTTACAAGATTTAATAGTTGGAGGATCCGAATTATTCCACTCCAATAGAAATGTTTGTAAACAAAACTCACATCAACGCATGATAACCAAAAAACCCATCATCAAGTAATCAGGCCACAAACTTATGTCAATTAACTGACACGCAAGGTCATATTAAACGCATATCAAGTTCCAAACTTGTAATCCAACAATAGAGAGCTTCTTATCACCAATATAACGACCAAGACTCTCCCCAGAAAAAGGCCAACAAAAGTACTTCTGACAACTTTAAAGTTTTCTCTTCCGAAGTTGTCTGACAACGGCAAACACACCACCCAAAAAGGACAAGTTAGCAACTTACCAGTACCTCATAGTAACCCATCAAATTTGATAGTTTTAAAACACAGAACTCATATCAAGGGATTATCATTATGAAATCCTGGGTTAAACCCTGACTCGGATGGAAGGCTCTCATTGGATAAGATTGCACAACTTTCAGGTCACAAAGGCGAGTTATGAATAAAACTATCGAAAATGTTATCAATCAATTAGTTTGGAACGCAAATTGATATTGTGTATGTTGGGGGTATACGACTGTAGAGGCTTAAGAGGGCAAGATGTGTTTTTCCTCAGAGAGAAAGGCTATGAACATTCCTAAATGATTGATTTCTTCATGTTGTGATTATTGGAGTATAACCCTTCAGCCGATACTTGGCGGCAAAGAAACAAGTTCAAATGGTTATTTTTAGATTTGTTCTTGGTTTAAATTAGAGCGGTTGGATCATAGTCCATGTGGTTGCTCTTGCTTGTATCTAGATTAAGTGATAGATTATAACAAGTGGCATCATCTGATAGGGTGATAGCAATTAAGGGCTGAGAttagttttgttgttgttgagtgAAGGATCTCCCTTTCTCTTCCTATTCTAACGGTAACAACCTCACATATTTGTTGTGAGGATATTGCAATCATACATACATCATTCTCTCCGATTCTCTCTTTGCCACTACTGGATTTCCCATGTCACCACCAAGCTTTCATTGAAGCTTATCGAAATTATCCAtacactaacatggcctcagagccaagTTTCATCGTTTAAACTGCGCATGAATTTGTGCAAACACCCCATGAGTGATTGAGTTGCGATAAACTATATTCATCAAACCCGAAAACCCCAAACATCATGCTTGTGGGAGATATCAAGAACCAACATCATCAATGTTTTATTCAATACTCTTATTTTTATATTCTACAAAATTCGTTCATGGAATCgttttatttatcaaatattCCAAGTTTGtcatccttttctttttcattggACCAATTTATCATATTGCCTTATCACGAACAACTTCAAAAATATTGTTACGTTTTTTATTATTGGACGTGGCTATTTAATGACGAAATTAGTAGTTACTAAATTGTAGTGCGTTAATtgaatgaatataaatttttgtttttgacaaaGATGGATATAATCGTTGACCAATGGAAAATCCGTTACCCGGTGGGTATGGTTAAGGATAATCCCCTATGGTTGATTTGCGGttatgaatatgattaattTTTGTGGTTATGGGGATGAATATAGCATTTCTGTCCCCAAACCGAACTGTAACCATCCCGAGTTGGTTATAAGAGGGGCAACAAATCCTGCTCACACGTTTATTAGACGACATCTTCTGCTCTTATCTTTGTGTGGAACAAAATCATGGAGAACAAAAACTCTAGAGTTTGTGTTACAGGTGCTTCTGGATTCATTGCCTCTTCACTCGTTAACAAGCTCCTACAGCAGGGCCACACAGTCCACGCCACCCTCAGGAACttgggtctctctctctctctctctctctctctctctctctcttcctctctctctctctctccctgatGCCACCCTCTTACGGTTACTCCGTATGTTACAGATGATGCGTCGAAAGTTGGGCTTCTCAAGTCCCTTCCTAATGCGGACACCAACTTGTTGCTGTTCCAAGCTGACCTATATGACCCTCTAGAGTTTGAGCCTGCCATGGAAGGCTGTGAGTTTGTTTTCCATGTTGCCACTCCGATGCAGCATAACAACCTAAGCTCTCAGGTCAGACACTAGTG of Malus sylvestris chromosome 6, drMalSylv7.2, whole genome shotgun sequence contains these proteins:
- the LOC126626695 gene encoding putative anthocyanidin reductase isoform X2, with the translated sequence MEKNTSSRVCVTGASGFIGSSLVNKLLRQGHTVHATLRNLDDASKVGLLKSLPHADTKLLLFQADIYDPQEFEHAIEGCEFVFHVATPMQHNNLSSQYKDTAEAAVAGVRIIADSCIRSQTVKRLIYTASVLAASPWTEDGAGFKAYLDESCWTPLDVSFPHGTDFTMGYIVSKTLAENAVLSYNVIDGGKLEVVTLPCGLVGGETLLPILPPTVGVVLSQLTGDSNRYNSLKFMQEVIGSVPLVHIEDVCRAHIFCMEQPSMRGRFCCAVASPSIKEIAACFQENYPEYKIAKEFTEGPEGGIKCDLLSW
- the LOC126626697 gene encoding protein SEH1-like, encoding MEKPLVALDKGTICSSWNYSGQRLASGSVDGTLAIFDSRDSCSSSFSCTSKSKVHEAAGIVKIAWVPPEFGDAVACVCADGTLSLWEEVAEDAPLQWKLCTSFNSGSAQLLDTQFGVSPAGLKMVTAYSDARVKVYELLDPLELKNWQLQAEFQNVIDSVSTVGHAICLSASISWNPQRGESQESSFVLGFNSNTPQLNSAKVWEFDQAHQRWLPVAELVSPVDNGDQVYAVAWAPNIGRPYEVIAVATHKGISIWHLGLNPDLDGRLSLEKIAQLSGHNGEVWQMEWDMSGMTLATTGNDGAVRLWQSSLNGVWHEEATFEPTS
- the LOC126626695 gene encoding putative anthocyanidin reductase isoform X1 — protein: MEKNTSSRVCVTGASGFIGSSLVNKLLRQGHTVHATLRNLDDASKVGLLKSLPHADTKLLLFQADIYDPQEFEHAIEGCEFVFHVATPMQHNNLSSQYKDTAEAAVAGVRIIADSCIRSQTVKRLIYTASVLAASPWTEDGAGFKAYLDESCWTPLDVSFPHGTDFTMGYIVSKTLAENAVLSYNVIDGGKLEVVTLPCGLVGGETLLPILPPTVGVVLSQLTGDSNRYNSLKFMQEVIGSVPLVHIEDVCRAHIFCMEQPSMRGRFCCAVASPSIKEIAACFQENYPEYKIAKEFTEGPEGGIKCDFTKLVKIGFEYKYGMKNILDDSVVSGRRLSKSSLSQLI